One window from the genome of Scyliorhinus torazame isolate Kashiwa2021f chromosome 3, sScyTor2.1, whole genome shotgun sequence encodes:
- the btc gene encoding probetacellulin isoform X3 has protein sequence MWSCRLTVLLATDTLTEPPQLGHFSKCPERFQDYCIEGECRFIHSEQQPSCVCKFGYVGSRCQLVDMFYLTGKQDKFIIVGLILTMLVLIVLIIIICICVHRFRRKHKARRKRGDEVEALSSNPLGGKDLRGEDEDTPMTTLA, from the exons ATACCCTTACAGAACCTCCCCAGTTAGGACACTTCAGCAAGTGTCCAGAGAGGTTTCAGGACTACTGTATTGAAGGGGAATGTCGGTTTATACACTCTGAGCAACAGCCTTCATGTGT GTGTAAATTTGGTTATGTGGGATCCCGGTGCCAATTGGTGGATATGTTTTATCTGACTGGAAAGCAGGACAAGTTCATCATCGTTGGCCTGATTCTGACAATGCTGGTGCTCATCGTTCTGATAATAATCATCTGTATTTGTGTGCA TCGATTTCGCAGGAAGCACAAAGCACGAAGGAAGCGTGGTGACGAAGTTGAAGCCTTGAGCTCAAACCCGCTGGGAGGGAAAGATCTACGAGGTGAAGATGAAGACACGCCTATGACCACTCTAGCTTGA